The proteins below are encoded in one region of Bremerella sp. P1:
- a CDS encoding DUF695 domain-containing protein, translating into MSENWNAYLTQIEDSITSILLDMGVAEDAPVPQKTWLVRVSIALQERDEYGLATDEEFTAIRPLEEAIVESLEQGLDAVHVGCMTYDGQRVVVFYSPTFEGVDVALTSVTQEHSTHELRSSYQEDAEWGFYFEILYPSPYEMQAMSNASVLHGLLEAGDTLEEERLVSHWAYFPTEQARAQFIAAVQEKGFQVDEESIQEESEPPNPFGVQIDRVDHVDQDSINEVTIELFDLADSLDGTYDGWETFVVRPED; encoded by the coding sequence GTGTCGGAAAACTGGAACGCCTATCTCACGCAAATTGAAGACTCGATTACGTCGATCCTCTTAGACATGGGTGTCGCCGAAGACGCTCCCGTCCCGCAGAAGACCTGGCTCGTCCGAGTATCCATTGCACTGCAGGAACGCGACGAATACGGGCTGGCCACGGACGAAGAATTCACCGCGATCCGGCCACTAGAAGAGGCGATTGTCGAATCGCTCGAGCAAGGACTCGACGCGGTACATGTCGGCTGCATGACCTACGATGGACAGCGCGTGGTCGTTTTCTATAGCCCTACGTTTGAAGGAGTAGACGTGGCGTTGACCTCGGTCACGCAAGAGCATTCCACGCACGAGCTGAGAAGCAGCTACCAAGAGGATGCCGAGTGGGGCTTCTACTTTGAAATCTTGTATCCCTCGCCGTACGAAATGCAAGCAATGTCCAATGCCTCGGTGCTACATGGACTCCTAGAAGCAGGCGATACCCTGGAAGAAGAACGTCTCGTTTCGCACTGGGCCTATTTTCCCACCGAACAAGCACGAGCGCAATTCATCGCGGCGGTTCAAGAGAAAGGCTTTCAAGTCGACGAGGAAAGCATACAAGAGGAATCGGAACCACCCAATCCGTTTGGAGTTCAAATCGATCGTGTCGATCATGTCGATCAAGATTCGATCAACGAGGTAACCATCGAGCTATTCGACTTGGCCGACTCGTTGGATGGCACCTACGACGGATGGGAAACGTTTGTCGTTAGACCCGAAGATTAA